One genomic window of Monodelphis domestica isolate mMonDom1 chromosome 1, mMonDom1.pri, whole genome shotgun sequence includes the following:
- the LOC100618060 gene encoding olfactory receptor 4F6-like — MERVNHTVVSEFVFLGLTNSWDIQLLLFVFSSVFYLASMLGNSIIMLTVTSDPHLHSPMYFLLANLSFIDLGISSVTSPKMICDLFRKHKVISFSGCITQMFFIHLIGGVEMVLLIAMAFDRYVAICKPLHYVIIMGPRTCILFLAAAWVIGFIHSVVQMAFVINLPFCGPNELDSFYCDLPKFIKLACTDTYLLQFMIIANSGFMSLGVFLILIISYIFLLATVQKYSSTGSSKAFSTLSAHIIVVILFFFPIFFFYAWPFNTSYLDKFLAIFDVVLTPFLNPLIYTLRNKEMKLAMRKVYSQLVRFRKIS, encoded by the coding sequence ATGGAAAGAGTGAATCATACTGTGGTGTCTGAGTTTGTATTCCTGGGACTCACCAATTCTTGGGATATTCAGCTTTTACTCTTTGTGTTTTCCTCTGTGTTCTACTTGGCAAGCATGCTGGGAAACTCCATCATTATGCTTACAGTGACTTCTGATCCTCACTTACACTCCCCCATGTACTTTCTGCTGGCCAACCTTTCCTTCATTGACCTGGGGATTTCCTCTGTCACGTCTCCTAAGATGATATGTGACCTTTTCAGAAAGCACAAAgtcatttcattctctggatgCATCACTCAGATGTTCTTCATTCACCTGATTGGTGGTGTTGAGATGGTACTACTCATAGCTATGGCCTTTGACAGATATGTTGCCATATGTAAACCTCTCCATTATGTGATTATTATGGGTCCAAGAACATGCATTTTGTTTCTGGCTGCTGCTTGGGTCATTGGCTTCATCCACTCTGTGGTCCAAATGGCTTTTGTAATTAATTTGCCCTTCTGTGGCCCTAATGAGCTAGATAGTTTTTACTGTGATCTCCCTAAATTTATCAAACTTGCCTGTACTGATACATATTTACTTCAGTTCATGATCATTGCCAATAGTGGTTTTATGTCATTAGgtgtttttctcattttgatcATCTCCTATATTTTCCTCTTAGCcactgttcaaaaatattcatcaaCTGGTTCCTCTAAGGCTTTCTCTACACTTTCAGCTCATATCATTGTggtaattttattcttttttccaattttctttttctatgcaTGGCCATTTAACACATCATATCTTGACAAATTTCTAGCTATCTTTGATGTAGTTTTGACTCCCTTTCTGAATCCACTCATCTATACACTAAGAAATAAAGAGATGAAGCTGGCAATGAGAAAAGTGTATAGCCAGCTAGTGAGATTCAGGAAAATATCTTAA